A DNA window from Dendrosporobacter quercicolus contains the following coding sequences:
- a CDS encoding RraA family protein: MSNVGFRIFKKVNRPGRELIDAFAGLPVANIADEMNRFSCVAARIKAVNKALLLGPAFTVKARIGDNMLFHKALDLAEPGDIIVVDVQGDTVNSVTGEIMMRQALKKGLGGIVIDGAVRDIGALREMSMPIYAAAVTPQGPYKDGPGEINVPVSIGGVVVNPGDILAGDADGIVVIRPQDAAVIAAKAKAKQQKEAETFKAIEAGTLDRSAYSDEAFIKKGCQIIDDFYR, encoded by the coding sequence ATGTCAAACGTAGGATTTAGGATTTTTAAAAAGGTCAACCGACCCGGCAGGGAATTAATAGACGCTTTTGCAGGATTGCCGGTAGCCAATATCGCGGATGAGATGAATCGCTTTAGTTGTGTGGCTGCCCGGATTAAGGCGGTCAACAAGGCGCTGCTTTTAGGTCCGGCTTTCACGGTAAAAGCGCGTATCGGCGATAACATGCTGTTTCATAAGGCCCTGGATTTAGCCGAGCCGGGCGACATCATTGTCGTTGATGTACAGGGAGATACTGTAAATTCGGTTACCGGTGAAATTATGATGCGCCAGGCGTTGAAGAAAGGGCTGGGGGGCATTGTCATCGACGGCGCTGTTCGTGATATTGGCGCGCTGCGGGAAATGTCAATGCCGATTTATGCCGCCGCCGTAACCCCGCAAGGCCCCTATAAGGACGGGCCCGGTGAGATTAATGTGCCGGTCAGCATCGGCGGAGTCGTTGTCAATCCGGGCGATATCCTCGCCGGCGATGCGGACGGCATCGTGGTGATCCGGCCGCAGGATGCGGCGGTAATTGCCGCGAAGGCCAAGGCCAAGCAACAGAAGGAAGCGGAAACCTTCAAAGCGATTGAGGCTGGAACCCTGGACCGGTCGGCTTATTCGGACGAAGCTTTCATTAAAAAAGGCTGCCAGATTATTGACGATTTCTACAGATAG
- the cobS gene encoding adenosylcobinamide-GDP ribazoletransferase, giving the protein MLKNLYSDFITAFQFLTRIQVQNPPAWAPGAFGRSVKFFPLIGGIIGLILAAIAYGAHFYAPGNAPVHVLAAVLIIVEIMITGALHCDGLMDTADGIFSGRSRERMLEIMKDSRIGAFGAISFFLLVLLKYSLLVDLPSGRLIPALFVMPVTARMTVVAAIALFPYARAEGLGKSFAGGTGSYTVWIAGLLTLVLVAPFGLTGLWPAVAGFTFGLLAARYVANRLGGMTGDVYGAVLELSEVAVLVAFCL; this is encoded by the coding sequence ATGCTGAAAAATCTTTATAGCGATTTTATTACTGCTTTTCAGTTTCTAACACGCATTCAGGTCCAAAATCCTCCGGCCTGGGCGCCTGGGGCTTTTGGACGCAGTGTTAAATTTTTTCCCTTAATTGGCGGGATTATTGGCCTTATTCTGGCGGCAATTGCTTATGGCGCCCATTTTTATGCACCGGGGAACGCTCCGGTGCATGTGCTGGCAGCAGTTTTGATTATTGTTGAAATTATGATTACCGGGGCTTTGCATTGCGATGGTTTAATGGATACGGCTGACGGAATATTTTCAGGCCGGTCGAGAGAACGGATGCTGGAAATTATGAAGGACAGCCGGATTGGCGCTTTTGGCGCCATTAGCTTTTTCCTGCTGGTACTGCTGAAGTATTCTCTGTTGGTCGATCTACCGTCTGGACGCTTAATTCCGGCCTTGTTTGTCATGCCTGTTACGGCTCGCATGACCGTTGTTGCAGCCATTGCTCTCTTTCCTTATGCCCGGGCGGAGGGGCTGGGAAAGAGTTTCGCAGGAGGAACCGGCAGCTATACGGTTTGGATTGCCGGCTTATTGACGCTGGTGCTGGTCGCGCCCTTTGGACTTACCGGCCTGTGGCCGGCGGTCGCCGGCTTTACTTTCGGGCTGCTTGCAGCCCGGTATGTAGCCAACCGTCTGGGCGGTATGACCGGTGATGTTTACGGCGCAGTTCTGGAACTGAGCGAAGTTGCCGTGCTGGTTGCGTTTTGCCTGTAA
- a CDS encoding CitMHS family transporter yields the protein MFTLAIVGFVMIFVFMYVVMTKKSTALVGLVLIPLCFAIALGFGADLGPMILDGLKKIAPIAIMNIFAIMFFGVMIDAGLFDRLVETIQKATKGDPVRILMGTSILAFCVSLDGDGTTTYMVTCTAMLPIIRHFKINPLMAATVALMPASVTNLLPWGGPTARVMSILHLEPGDIFLPLIPAMAAAVIWSLFVAYYFGRKERSRLGYSLTAAVSAHELAGKISMGDEKLKRPRLFWFNAALTLLLLIGLITDVMPLAVLFLIGTAVGLAVNYPDVKEQQACISSRGQDIISVVAMLLAAGTLTGIMAGTKMIDNMAQLLIAIIPPEIGSHLGVVSALASLPLTFFLTNDAVYFGIMPVIVKTAAVYGITPAEIGRALLVGQPAHLLSPMVASTYLLVNLTGVNYGEFQKFALLWANGSSLVMLLVVLLMGLVPL from the coding sequence ATGTTTACATTGGCTATCGTGGGTTTTGTCATGATTTTCGTGTTCATGTATGTGGTGATGACGAAAAAAAGCACCGCGTTGGTGGGACTTGTGCTTATTCCGCTCTGCTTTGCGATTGCTTTGGGCTTTGGCGCCGATCTGGGGCCAATGATTTTGGATGGTCTTAAAAAGATTGCCCCCATTGCGATCATGAATATCTTTGCTATTATGTTTTTTGGCGTCATGATTGACGCCGGTTTATTTGACCGTTTGGTTGAAACCATCCAGAAGGCCACAAAAGGGGATCCGGTACGTATCCTTATGGGCACCAGCATTTTGGCCTTTTGTGTTTCACTGGACGGCGACGGCACCACTACTTATATGGTAACCTGTACCGCGATGCTGCCCATCATCCGGCATTTTAAAATCAACCCGCTGATGGCGGCGACTGTCGCGCTGATGCCGGCCAGCGTAACCAATCTGCTGCCCTGGGGAGGCCCTACGGCGCGGGTGATGAGTATCCTGCATCTGGAGCCGGGCGATATCTTCCTGCCGTTAATTCCGGCGATGGCGGCGGCGGTCATTTGGTCGTTATTTGTGGCCTACTATTTTGGCCGCAAAGAGCGCAGCCGGCTGGGCTACTCTTTGACGGCGGCGGTGTCCGCCCATGAACTTGCCGGCAAGATATCCATGGGGGATGAAAAATTGAAACGGCCCCGGTTATTTTGGTTTAATGCGGCGCTCACCCTCTTGCTGCTGATCGGCCTGATCACGGATGTGATGCCGCTGGCCGTGTTGTTTCTGATTGGAACGGCGGTAGGTTTGGCCGTCAATTATCCGGATGTCAAAGAACAGCAGGCCTGCATCAGTTCCCGCGGCCAGGACATCATTTCGGTCGTCGCCATGCTGCTCGCGGCCGGCACGCTGACCGGCATTATGGCCGGCACCAAAATGATTGATAACATGGCCCAGTTGTTGATTGCCATTATCCCGCCGGAAATCGGCTCACACCTGGGGGTTGTATCCGCCCTGGCCAGCCTGCCGCTGACTTTTTTCTTAACCAATGACGCTGTTTATTTCGGAATTATGCCGGTCATCGTCAAAACGGCCGCCGTTTACGGCATCACTCCGGCGGAGATCGGGCGGGCGCTCTTGGTCGGGCAGCCGGCGCATCTTCTCAGTCCGATGGTGGCTTCGACATATTTGCTGGTCAATCTGACAGGGGTTAATTATGGTGAATTTCAAAAGTTTGCGCTGTTATGGGCCAACGGTTCGTCACTTGTCATGTTGCTTGTGGTGTTATTGATGGGCTTGGTGCCGCTGTGA
- a CDS encoding iron-containing alcohol dehydrogenase, whose product MERRVHEFFMTPISLIGTGCLAKLAEYIKPMRFRKALIVTDHFLSNSPLIMHLTSVLDSLGLFYIFHDEVKPNPTTQNVRQGLKIYRDNGCDFLISFGGGSPHDCAKAIALLASNGGHIQDYEGLNKMSKPSATLIAVNTTAGTGSELTRYCVITDEERKIKMTISDWHITPCIAVNDAALMLDLPPAMTATTGMDALTHAIEAYVSTDATPVTDCKALKAVELIARHLRQAVSSGKDIAAREGMIYAAYLAGIAFNNANLGYVHSTAHQLGGYYNLPHGLCNALMLPAVSAFNAETVPQKFVDIAQAFGIETFKQQQSQSIQALLTQITALSRDIGIPAGLREIKGFDVQDIPALAANALRDVCSLSNPRKASQPEMENLFRAAL is encoded by the coding sequence TTGGAGCGGCGTGTACATGAATTTTTCATGACTCCTATTAGCTTAATCGGAACCGGCTGTTTAGCCAAATTAGCCGAATACATAAAACCAATGCGTTTTAGAAAAGCGCTGATTGTTACTGATCATTTTCTCAGCAATAGCCCGCTCATTATGCATTTAACCAGTGTTTTGGACAGCCTCGGCCTTTTTTACATCTTTCATGACGAAGTCAAGCCAAACCCAACCACCCAAAACGTCCGGCAGGGCTTGAAAATCTACCGGGATAACGGCTGCGACTTCTTAATTTCCTTTGGCGGCGGCTCCCCTCACGACTGCGCTAAGGCCATTGCCCTGTTGGCCTCCAATGGCGGCCATATTCAGGATTATGAAGGCCTGAATAAAATGAGCAAGCCTTCCGCCACCCTTATTGCCGTCAATACAACTGCCGGAACCGGCAGTGAACTCACCCGGTATTGTGTTATCACCGACGAGGAACGAAAAATTAAAATGACCATATCCGATTGGCATATTACGCCCTGCATTGCCGTGAATGACGCCGCCCTGATGCTGGACTTGCCCCCGGCGATGACGGCGACTACCGGCATGGATGCGCTTACCCATGCCATCGAAGCTTATGTTTCAACCGATGCAACACCGGTAACCGACTGCAAAGCCTTGAAAGCGGTCGAACTGATTGCCAGGCATCTGCGTCAGGCAGTAAGCAGCGGAAAAGACATTGCCGCCAGAGAAGGAATGATTTATGCCGCTTATCTTGCCGGCATTGCCTTTAACAATGCCAATCTGGGTTATGTTCATTCAACGGCCCACCAGTTGGGCGGGTATTATAACCTGCCGCATGGTCTGTGCAATGCCCTGATGCTGCCCGCGGTATCGGCCTTCAATGCTGAAACAGTCCCCCAAAAGTTTGTTGACATCGCCCAGGCCTTTGGCATTGAAACGTTTAAACAGCAGCAGTCCCAATCCATCCAGGCTCTGCTGACCCAAATCACCGCCCTCTCCCGGGATATCGGCATCCCCGCAGGTCTGAGGGAAATCAAAGGGTTTGACGTGCAAGACATTCCGGCATTGGCAGCCAATGCTTTGCGGGACGTCTGCAGTCTCAGCAACCCCCGCAAAGCCAGTCAGCCGGAAATGGAAAATCTCTTCCGGGCAGCCCTGTAA
- a CDS encoding sigma 54-interacting transcriptional regulator produces the protein MSNILFLLSDDAMVHYTRQVLAPGHSDIELEVAFFLKAVELLPNRIAQGLEIVAARAGTALAIKQAQLNIAVVEIPITSFDIIRVITEGRLQGKNIAIVTYSNMILGIDSLTEILDVTIRQYVLQYGQSFEEAVLAACRNGAEVILGGGRVVEAANRHQLPCALIKIGKESLLQAAREAKQIQQALEIEAAKRGFFSTIMDYAYDGIVTIDQEHTITAFNPAAQKIIKINKTKALGQPVEKIIPQLHLERVAARRQDDVHRMIDVNGARIMCNKVPIVVNGKSFGAVATFQDISKIQQMEAIIRQEIYARGHIARFTFDDIIGRSGAITDAIETAKDFAATNFSILILGETGTGKEVFAQSIHNGSKRCRGPFVAINCAALPAHILESELFGYVGGAFTGANKEGKPGLFEIAHGGTIFLDEIAEMDYVNQGRLLRVLQEKTVVRLGSHRVLPIDVRIIAATNKDLESFITDNKFRDDLYYRLNVLSLELPPLRIRSEDIRLYAKTFLHEFSDGAVRNFTFTADALEFFAEYSWPGNIRELSNLMQRITATAKTAVIDRTFLTRILKTRRGASPPAAARESRVEREIKAALAQTKGNYSAAAKLLGIHRMTLRRRMLKLNINDY, from the coding sequence GTGTCCAATATTTTGTTTTTACTTTCCGATGATGCGATGGTTCATTATACGCGGCAGGTGCTGGCTCCCGGTCACTCTGATATCGAGCTGGAAGTAGCGTTTTTTTTAAAAGCCGTTGAGCTTTTGCCCAACCGTATTGCCCAGGGCTTGGAAATTGTAGCGGCCAGGGCCGGAACCGCCCTGGCCATTAAACAGGCTCAGCTCAACATTGCGGTTGTGGAAATTCCCATTACCAGTTTTGACATTATTCGGGTCATCACTGAGGGCCGTTTACAGGGGAAAAACATCGCCATTGTTACTTATTCCAATATGATTCTGGGGATTGACTCGCTGACGGAAATCTTAGACGTAACCATCCGTCAATACGTATTGCAATATGGACAAAGTTTTGAAGAAGCGGTATTGGCCGCCTGCCGCAACGGCGCGGAAGTGATTTTAGGCGGCGGGAGAGTGGTCGAGGCAGCCAATCGCCACCAATTGCCCTGTGCATTGATTAAGATTGGCAAGGAAAGTCTGCTGCAGGCGGCCAGGGAAGCCAAGCAAATCCAGCAGGCTCTGGAAATTGAGGCGGCCAAGCGCGGGTTTTTCAGTACAATCATGGATTATGCCTATGACGGCATTGTCACAATTGATCAGGAGCACACGATTACCGCCTTTAACCCGGCCGCCCAAAAAATCATTAAAATTAATAAAACCAAAGCCCTGGGGCAGCCGGTTGAAAAAATTATTCCTCAACTTCATTTGGAAAGAGTAGCCGCCCGGCGGCAGGATGACGTCCATCGCATGATAGACGTCAATGGCGCCAGAATCATGTGCAATAAAGTGCCGATCGTGGTAAACGGTAAATCCTTCGGTGCAGTGGCGACCTTTCAGGATATCAGCAAGATTCAGCAGATGGAGGCCATCATCCGCCAGGAAATCTATGCCCGCGGCCATATTGCCCGCTTTACCTTCGATGATATCATTGGCCGGAGCGGGGCAATTACCGACGCTATCGAAACAGCCAAGGATTTTGCCGCAACCAATTTCAGCATTTTGATCCTGGGCGAAACCGGTACCGGCAAGGAAGTTTTTGCCCAAAGCATTCATAATGGGAGCAAGCGCTGCCGCGGCCCTTTTGTCGCCATCAACTGCGCGGCATTGCCGGCGCATATTCTGGAAAGTGAACTGTTCGGATATGTCGGCGGCGCTTTCACCGGCGCCAATAAGGAAGGAAAACCGGGCCTTTTCGAGATTGCCCACGGCGGCACGATTTTTCTGGATGAAATTGCTGAGATGGATTATGTAAATCAAGGGCGTTTACTCCGCGTTCTGCAGGAAAAAACCGTAGTCCGTCTTGGCAGCCACAGGGTATTGCCGATTGACGTGCGGATTATTGCCGCCACGAACAAGGATTTAGAAAGTTTTATCACTGATAATAAATTCCGGGACGATTTATACTACCGGCTGAATGTGCTTAGCCTTGAACTGCCGCCGTTGCGTATCCGCAGTGAGGATATCCGCTTGTACGCCAAAACCTTTCTGCACGAGTTTTCCGACGGCGCCGTTCGCAACTTCACTTTTACCGCCGATGCCCTGGAGTTTTTTGCGGAATATTCCTGGCCGGGAAATATCCGTGAGCTCAGCAATCTGATGCAGCGCATTACGGCAACCGCCAAAACTGCTGTCATTGACAGGACTTTCTTAACCAGGATACTCAAAACAAGAAGGGGCGCTTCCCCGCCTGCGGCCGCCAGAGAAAGCCGCGTGGAAAGAGAGATTAAGGCTGCCCTGGCGCAAACGAAAGGAAACTATTCCGCAGCAGCCAAACTGCTGGGCATCCATCGCATGACTTTGCGCCGAAGGATGCTGAAGTTAAACATCAATGACTATTAA
- a CDS encoding methyl-accepting chemotaxis protein, with protein MKLRAKLTLIISLLTLVALAAATITGYTFARQQLQSGIQQELTAILNSHVNTLDGWLITKAKMLEITLGTIQSTDSTHQITKPALAGYQFVDKDFSEMYFGSAAGRMIAGKWDAPADYDPRTRPWYKAAETQNRLIFTNPYQDSITQQMALTIAMPVKDAAGQFQGAIGGDILLQTLLDDIKTINLHGSGYAYLLDSTGAILAHPDQELLAKNVFEADKLKALAPVLKQILSEDQGFTGYTDQHQDSLIVYQKVPSTGWTLALTVPADVVYQPLSKLKLLFAGIILLSIVVVISVTTLLVKRITKPVETLLDQVNQVAAGDLTVQATVSGQDEIAGLAAGFNSMVASLRSLILQVHTSAEQLAASTEQLTASSHESAQAANQVAGSITEIAQGAEVQLRTVEQTANSIDNISVNINRVTAYAHNAVAKSGESAEKAKDSNLSIAQAVHQMELIEQTVNTSAQLISVLGERSKEIGQIVDTISGIAGQTNLLALNAAIEAARAGEQGRGFAVVADEVRKLAEQSQTAAKQIAELVGQIQQDTTTAISAMDNGTHEVSLGAKVVTAAGDSYRQIAGLIAEISEQVAGISTAMEQVNKESQEIVTSMKTIDQLSTHTAAEAETVSAATQEQSASMEEVASASQNLAEMAQKLQAMVQQFRLQ; from the coding sequence TTGAAATTAAGAGCTAAGCTGACACTGATCATTTCGTTGCTGACGCTTGTTGCTCTGGCCGCGGCCACAATAACCGGCTATACCTTTGCTAGACAGCAGCTGCAGTCCGGTATTCAGCAGGAATTGACTGCAATTCTCAATTCCCATGTCAACACACTGGATGGCTGGCTTATAACCAAGGCCAAAATGTTGGAAATTACGCTTGGCACAATTCAAAGTACAGACAGCACTCATCAAATTACCAAGCCAGCGCTGGCTGGCTACCAGTTTGTCGATAAAGACTTTTCGGAAATGTATTTTGGTTCAGCCGCCGGTCGGATGATTGCCGGCAAATGGGATGCCCCGGCCGATTATGATCCCCGGACCCGCCCCTGGTATAAAGCGGCCGAAACCCAAAACAGGCTGATTTTCACCAACCCCTACCAGGATTCCATAACACAGCAGATGGCGCTGACGATCGCAATGCCGGTTAAAGACGCAGCCGGCCAGTTTCAGGGCGCTATTGGCGGAGATATTTTGCTGCAAACACTGCTGGACGATATCAAAACCATCAACCTGCATGGTTCAGGTTACGCCTATTTGCTGGATTCCACCGGCGCCATCCTGGCTCATCCTGATCAGGAGCTGCTCGCCAAAAATGTTTTCGAGGCCGACAAGCTGAAAGCTCTGGCTCCGGTACTCAAGCAAATACTCAGTGAAGATCAGGGTTTTACCGGTTATACGGATCAGCACCAGGACTCCCTGATCGTCTATCAAAAAGTTCCTTCAACAGGGTGGACTCTGGCTCTGACCGTCCCTGCGGACGTTGTCTATCAGCCGCTGTCCAAGCTAAAATTACTATTTGCTGGAATTATCCTCCTATCCATTGTTGTGGTAATATCGGTCACTACCCTGCTGGTAAAAAGAATAACCAAACCGGTTGAAACCCTGCTGGATCAGGTCAACCAGGTAGCTGCCGGGGATCTTACCGTACAGGCCACGGTCAGCGGTCAGGACGAAATTGCCGGACTGGCTGCAGGGTTCAACTCAATGGTGGCCAGTCTACGCAGCTTAATCCTGCAGGTACATACCAGCGCCGAGCAGCTCGCCGCTTCCACCGAGCAATTAACGGCCAGTTCGCATGAATCGGCCCAGGCCGCCAATCAGGTGGCCGGCTCAATCACCGAAATAGCCCAGGGAGCCGAGGTGCAGCTGCGGACTGTGGAGCAAACGGCAAACAGCATCGACAATATCTCGGTCAATATTAACCGGGTAACCGCCTATGCCCACAACGCCGTAGCCAAATCCGGAGAATCTGCCGAAAAAGCCAAAGACAGCAATCTGTCGATTGCCCAGGCTGTTCATCAGATGGAACTGATTGAGCAGACGGTCAATACCTCCGCTCAGCTAATTTCCGTGCTTGGCGAAAGATCAAAAGAGATCGGCCAGATTGTCGACACCATCTCCGGAATTGCCGGACAGACAAACCTGTTGGCGTTAAATGCCGCCATTGAGGCGGCACGGGCGGGCGAACAGGGGCGCGGCTTTGCCGTGGTGGCCGACGAAGTCCGCAAATTAGCCGAGCAGTCCCAGACAGCCGCCAAACAAATCGCCGAGCTGGTCGGGCAAATCCAGCAAGACACGACAACAGCGATTTCGGCGATGGACAACGGTACGCACGAGGTCAGCTTAGGCGCTAAAGTGGTCACTGCCGCCGGTGATTCCTACCGGCAAATTGCCGGGCTAATCGCCGAGATTTCCGAACAAGTCGCCGGAATTTCCACCGCCATGGAACAGGTAAATAAGGAAAGTCAGGAAATCGTCACTTCAATGAAAACGATTGATCAATTAAGCACCCATACGGCAGCCGAGGCTGAAACGGTTTCCGCCGCCACCCAGGAGCAGTCGGCGTCAATGGAGGAAGTCGCCTCAGCCAGCCAAAACCTGGCGGAGATGGCGCAAAAACTACAGGCAATGGTCCAACAGTTTCGCCTGCAATAA
- a CDS encoding nicotinate-nucleotide--dimethylbenzimidazole phosphoribosyltransferase — protein sequence MDYEAAVNELIEGAAKPPNSLGLLEKYFRKVLLAWETMHDELRPHHVVFAADNGVVEEGIAAFPSSITYLQGKNMVAGGATISCFCKSNAIPYSVVDVGVDNESAVGLDRKVARGTKNFMKTEAMTKAEFEEAWRAGEETAAELIGGQGVNLLSFGEMGIGNTTTSAAVLHALTGMFPEFLVGYGASPVNNDFLKRKRLVVGNGVARHKAAMQTVPDILRCVGGFDIVAICAGMSACARLKTPFVIDGFITAVAYACAARLNSDIEKYAIPSHISKEPGMAYALLLGNILADDVIIRGNMALGEGTGAVLMVSILKSTAFAFFHMARLADFAAGDTDDKSPQVAISG from the coding sequence ATGGATTATGAGGCAGCGGTAAATGAGCTGATTGAAGGGGCGGCCAAGCCTCCAAATAGTTTGGGATTGCTGGAGAAATATTTTCGTAAAGTTCTGTTGGCCTGGGAAACGATGCATGACGAACTGCGTCCGCATCATGTGGTGTTTGCCGCCGATAATGGTGTGGTAGAAGAAGGAATTGCCGCTTTTCCGTCGTCCATCACTTATCTGCAGGGGAAAAATATGGTCGCCGGCGGCGCCACGATCAGTTGCTTTTGCAAAAGCAATGCGATTCCTTATTCGGTAGTTGATGTCGGCGTGGACAATGAAAGCGCCGTGGGCCTTGACCGTAAAGTAGCCAGGGGAACCAAAAACTTTATGAAAACCGAGGCTATGACTAAGGCTGAGTTTGAAGAAGCCTGGCGGGCAGGCGAGGAAACGGCAGCGGAACTGATTGGCGGGCAGGGGGTTAATTTACTGTCCTTTGGTGAAATGGGAATCGGCAACACCACCACTTCAGCGGCGGTACTGCATGCTTTAACCGGTATGTTTCCTGAATTCTTGGTAGGCTATGGCGCAAGCCCGGTCAATAATGATTTCTTAAAAAGAAAACGCTTGGTGGTCGGTAACGGCGTGGCCCGGCATAAGGCTGCAATGCAAACAGTACCTGACATTCTCCGCTGTGTGGGCGGGTTTGATATTGTGGCCATCTGCGCCGGGATGTCGGCGTGCGCCCGGCTGAAAACCCCGTTTGTGATTGACGGCTTTATTACCGCTGTGGCCTACGCGTGCGCCGCCAGACTGAACAGTGATATTGAAAAATATGCCATACCTTCGCATATTTCCAAAGAGCCAGGCATGGCTTACGCCCTGCTGCTGGGCAATATACTGGCCGATGATGTCATCATCCGGGGCAATATGGCCCTGGGTGAGGGTACGGGAGCGGTGCTAATGGTATCCATTTTAAAAAGTACCGCCTTCGCCTTCTTTCATATGGCCCGGCTGGCGGATTTTGCCGCCGGTGATACGGATGACAAATCGCCTCAGGTGGCAATATCAGGATAA
- a CDS encoding 2-hydroxyacid dehydrogenase, translated as MEKVALVGPYDPAIKERLLQTIPNEFVIKEITAESEYDQLADVHYIILRTLHLKEAAIQFIPGLKLIQRWGVGYDSVDIKAAGARNIPVAVTSGMNAPSVSELAVLLMLAVYRKLPLLHNNVLAGKWRGESGIASSSYVIEGKTVGLIGLGAIGRQVVQKVNAFGATVQYYDPFRLSADEEAKWKVRYATLEELLKTSDIISLHLPLTEKTRHLICRQTIELMKPTAIIVNTARGEIIKEADLVTALQDGRILGAGLDVVEREPLAAGNPLLGLNNVVLTPHMGGSTFDINVSMVQRCIENIVKISRGESLRPGDFVNARYFSKHK; from the coding sequence ATGGAAAAAGTTGCATTAGTAGGACCGTATGATCCTGCGATCAAGGAACGGTTGTTACAAACCATTCCCAATGAGTTTGTCATTAAAGAAATTACAGCCGAGAGCGAGTATGATCAACTTGCTGATGTCCACTATATTATTTTACGGACGCTCCACCTAAAAGAAGCGGCGATTCAGTTCATTCCCGGTCTGAAGCTTATTCAGCGCTGGGGCGTTGGGTATGATTCGGTGGACATTAAGGCGGCGGGAGCCAGGAATATTCCTGTGGCCGTTACGTCCGGCATGAATGCGCCCTCGGTTTCTGAGCTGGCGGTGCTGCTCATGCTGGCGGTTTATCGTAAATTACCTTTACTGCACAATAATGTTCTGGCCGGAAAATGGCGGGGCGAGAGCGGGATTGCCAGTTCTTCCTATGTTATAGAAGGAAAAACGGTCGGACTGATTGGTCTGGGGGCTATTGGCAGGCAGGTGGTACAAAAAGTCAACGCTTTTGGCGCTACCGTACAGTATTATGATCCGTTTCGCTTATCCGCGGACGAGGAAGCTAAATGGAAGGTCCGCTATGCGACACTTGAAGAATTGCTGAAAACATCGGACATTATCAGCCTGCACCTGCCGTTAACCGAAAAAACCAGACATCTCATCTGCAGGCAGACGATTGAGCTGATGAAACCGACGGCCATCATTGTCAATACGGCAAGAGGCGAAATTATTAAAGAAGCTGATTTGGTCACAGCGCTGCAGGACGGGCGCATTCTGGGGGCGGGGCTTGACGTCGTGGAGCGGGAACCGCTGGCAGCCGGCAATCCGCTGCTGGGCCTGAACAATGTCGTGCTCACGCCGCATATGGGCGGAAGTACGTTTGATATCAATGTCAGCATGGTGCAGCGCTGCATTGAAAATATTGTTAAAATCAGCCGGGGGGAAAGCCTGCGGCCCGGTGATTTTGTGAATGCCCGCTACTTTTCCAAGCATAAATAA